Proteins encoded by one window of Lathyrus oleraceus cultivar Zhongwan6 chromosome 1, CAAS_Psat_ZW6_1.0, whole genome shotgun sequence:
- the LOC127133848 gene encoding flavonol 3-O-glucosyltransferase UGT89B1, with amino-acid sequence MKGNTPPHILVIPFPAQGHMIPLLDLTHKLATTGKNITITILTTPKNQTFLTPLLNTHPSIIHPLILSFPSNPSIPHAVENTKDLPNSFSTFILSLSDLHHPLLQWFHSHPSPPHYIISDMFCGWTQHLASQLNVPRFVFSPSGAFAFSAICFLWKNLPTRVNPIDENEVVSYHSIPNSPKYPWWQVSPLFRSYIPGDTDSETLKNLFLCNIQSWGLIVNTFDEFEKPYIDHLKTELGHDRVWAVGPLLPMDDSSTMALQRGGSSSVSANDIVSWLDQRQDRKVVYACFGSQTILTKDQTDAIASALAKSGVHFIWSIKQDAKTKNENEDAVVGRGLVIRGWVPQVLILRHRAVGAFLTHCGWNSVLESVVAGVPMLAWPITADQYVNATLVVDELKVGKKVCEGGESVPDSDELGRVLAESVGGSGKEISAALKLQRAALGAAGEGGSSYTDLRCLMEQLVLGC; translated from the coding sequence ATGAAGGGCAATACGCCGCCACATATCCTGGTGATCCCATTCCCAGCTCAAGGTCACATGATACCCCTCCTCGATCTAACCCACAAACTCGCCACCACCGGCAAAAACATCACCATAACGATTCTCACTACCCCGAAAAACCAAACATTCCTAACCCCTCTTCTCAACACCCACCCTTCAATCATCCACCCATTAATCCTCTCTTTCCCATCCAACCCTTCCATCCCCCATGCTGTCGAAAACACTAAAGACTTACCAAACTCATTTTCCACCTTCATCCTCTCTCTTTCAGATCTCCACCACCCTCTTCTCCAATGGTTCCACTCTCACCCTTCTCCTCCTCACTACATCATCTCCGACATGTTCTGTGGTTGGACGCAACATCTCGCTTCTCAACTCAACGTTCCTCGATTCGTTTTCTCTCCTTCCGGTGCTTTCGCTTTCTCCGCCATCTGTTTCCTATGGAAGAATCTCCCAACGCGTGTCAACCCAATCGACGAAAACGAGGTTGTTTCGTATCATAGCATTCCGAATTCCCCAAAATACCCTTGGTGGCAAGTTTCTCCTTTGTTTCGCAGCTATATCCCTGGTGACACTGATTCGGAGACACTGAAGAATTTGTTTCTTTGCAACATTCAAAGCTGGGGACTTATTGTTAACACGTTTGATGAATTTGAAAAGCCATATATTGATCATCTGAAAACTGAACTGGGTCATGATCGTGTGTGGGCGGTTGGACCATTACTGCCTATGGATGATTCATCTACCATGGCTTTACAAAGAGGTGGATCTAGTTCTGTTTCAGCAAACGACATCGTTTCATGGCTTGATCAAAGACAAGACAGGAAAGTGGTGTACGCGTGTTTCGGTAGTCAAACTATTCTTACTAAGGATCAAACGGATGCTATTGCTTCTGCGTTGGCGAAAAGTGGGGTCCATTTTATATGGTCGATAAAACAGGATGCGAAGACAAAAAACGAGAATGAGGATGCTGTTGTTGGAAGAGGTCTTGTGATTAGAGGCTGGGTCCCACAGGTGTTGATACTGAGGCATAGGGCTGTGGGGGCGTTTTTGACTCATTGTGGATGGAACTCGGTGTTGGAATCGGTGGTGGCTGGGGTTCCGATGCTTGCGTGGCCAATAACTGCGGATCAATATGTGAATGCTACGTTGGTTGTGGATGAATTGAAAGTGGGTAAGAAAGTGTGTGAAGGTGGTGAAAGTGTTCCTGACTCAGATGAGTTGGGTCGAGTTTTGGCTGAGTCGGTTGGTGGGAGTGGTAAGGAAATTAGTGCGGCGTTGAAATTGCAGCGAGCGGCGTTGGGTGCTGCTGGAGAAGGTGGAAGCTCTTATACGGATTTGCGATGTTTGATGGAACAACTTGTTTTAGGATGTTAA